A portion of the Lolium rigidum isolate FL_2022 chromosome 1, APGP_CSIRO_Lrig_0.1, whole genome shotgun sequence genome contains these proteins:
- the LOC124676504 gene encoding uncharacterized protein LOC124676504: MGVSLLQAVAALMGTCTRRLQRAARKMATGNGKASMAPWRKTFSLPAARGRGGREQDDGGLWRKEILLGERCQPLEFSGVIYYDADGHRLEQPPRSPMRSPYPTTIKLGANAGRY, translated from the coding sequence ATGGGTGTGAGCCTCCTGCAGGCGGTGGCGGCGCTGATGGGCACGTGCACGCGGCGGCTGCAGcgggcggcgaggaagatggcCACCGGCAACGGCAAGGCGTCCATGGCACCGTGGAGGAAGACGTTCTCGCTGCCGGCGGCCAGGGGACGAGGCGGCCGGGAGCAGGATGACGGCGGGCTGTGGAGGAAGGAGATACTCTTGGGTGAGCGGTGCCAGCCGCTCGAGTTCTCCGGGGTCATCTACTacgacgccgacggccaccgccTCGAGCAGCCACCCAGGTCGCCCATGCGCAGCCCATACCCGACGACCATCAAGCTCGGCGCCAACGCCGGCCGCTACTAG